CACGGAGAACCCTTCTGATGTCCTGCCTTCTTGGAGGCATCTTTACGGCCGGCGGCCGCTTGGGGGCGGTGCCTCCCTCGAGCAGGCGGATTATCGTGGGCAGGAAGATGAACAGGGCCAGGACTAGTCCAAACTTGCCCAGGAAGTACACGAGGAATATGGAAATAAAAAGACGACGAACGAAATCCGCCTCCCGGGAGCGTGGGTGCATTACCTCCTCACCCTCCGGTGGAGCAGTGCCGGAAGCAGTGCGGGAATAGCGAAGAGCCCTGGCCCGCAGATGCCACCGCCGCCCTCCTTGGTCTGCGTCTCGGTCTCAACATCGCCGAAGTTGCCCATTTCAAACTCCTTCAGCTTCTCCTCGCTCAGTCCTCCGGTTCTTGCCTGGGCCAGTATCTCGCTGAGTGCCTTCTCCCCGTTCTTGCCCACGTTTTCCAGTGCAGCCCTTGCATTCTCCGCCAGCTCCTTCGCACCCTTCACGTCACCGTCCTTGAACTTCCCGGCCGAGTCGAGGAGTGGATCAACGTAGTTCCAGAGGCGGACGTCCTTCCTCCAGTACTCGTCCACGACCGCCGCGGCTCCATCAGCCGCATCGAACAGCTCCTTCTGCTCTCCTTCCAGCTTTCCGCTCATGGACACCGCCTTTCCGAGGGCGTCCTCCAAGTTCCCAGATTTGTAGCTCTCCTCAACGGGGCTTACGTCGATGCCCCCTTTCGACAGTATGGCCGTATCATACTGGACCCAGAACTCCCTGAATGCGGTTATCCACGCCTCAAGAGCCTTATCCCTCGCGGCCGCGTAGTTTCCGTTAAGGTATTCCTGCCTCGCCTTCTCAAGAATGGGCCCCGCGAGGTCCGCGCTGTATCCAAGCCCGTTCATCTTGTCAATCAGTTCCTCCGTTTTCTGAATGGCGTAGCTGGACACCTCGCGCAGGTAGCCCTCAGAGGGCTGGAAGTTGATCTCCTGGCCGCCGAGTCTGTATTTTTCCATCGATACCTGTGGGCTGGTGGTAGTGGTGGTGACCGTTCCGGTTGGGGTCTCTATCTCGGACCTCTTCTCCAGGGTCAGCGTCACCGTTTCGCTCTCTCCCAGATCCAGGGTAACGGTCGTTTCGTTCGAGTAGTAGCCCTCCATGCTCACCGTGATTTTGTATTTTCCTGGATTGATAGTCAGGCTGAGCGGCGACGTGCCCTTATAAACACCGTTTATGTAAACCTCGGCCCCGCTTGGGTTGGTCTTCACCGTGAGGACCGCGTAGTTGAAGTTGAAGAAGCCGAGCTTTTCTCCCCCTGCGGCCAGGTAATCGGCCTTTTCCGTCCCGGCCACGGAGTTCGTGTTGCCAAGGTCGTAGAAGTTCACAGATGAGCCGTCCTTTATCGTCAGTACCTCTACTCCTTTATCGGTCGCGATTCCGACGTAGTGGAGCGTGACCGCCAGGTTCTTGGGGACACCTCTGGTCGCCTTTGACCATTCAACGTTTCCGTTCCTGTCCGCCAGGTAAACCTTTCCGTCCGAGGTAAGGATCGCTATGTACTCCCCGTCCGGGGTGAACTCCAAGTCGATGACGTTTGGAACCGTCAGCTTATCGCGGAACGTCCCGTAGACGTCGAGTATCCAGACCCCGTCCTTTCCGCCGGCCGCTATCAGGGAGTTGTCCGGGCTTATTGCCAGGGCCTCGAAGTTCCTGTCGGCGCTGGAGTCGGCGTAGGGGTCGTACTTCCACCCTTCGGTTCCATCGGCCCGGTAGTAGATGACCTTGTCCCCCGCTACGACTATTGCTTTGTCCGCGAATCCAACCGAGTAGCCGACCTCTGCCGCCATGGCAACCCCGCCTGTGGTCTGGGTTTCGGGAAAGCGCAGGAACGTCAGCTTTCCGGTGTATCTGTAGGCCTCAACGCTGAAGAGCGTCCCCACGACGAACCTGTCCCCCGAAGCGGCCAGGCTCTCTATCTTCCCCTTCGTGTCAGTGCTCCAGAGGAACTCTCCGCTGGAGGCGTTTATCACGTAGACGTCCTTCTCTCCTGCCCCCACCACGTACTTCATGTCCGGCGAAACCGCGAGGAGTTTGATGGCCTCAGGCAGTTCCGTGTGCCACACCTCGGTTCCGTTCCGGTCGAAGAGGTACACCCCATCTTCCACCCCTGCGAATATCGCCCTCCCGTCCGGGGATATGCACACCGAGTAAACTCCGATGCCCTTCGTCCAGGTGGGTGCAGCTGCAGTTGCTAGGGGGGACAGAAGGGCAAGTATCATGCCCAGGGCCACGATAAATCCTGCGTGCCTCATTGTTATCACCAGCTCTATCGGCTCATATCGACACCTCCGCTGATTATATCCAGGGTTGGCTGATTTGACGTTTTTAATCAAAAAACGCAAAAATCAAAGCTCTTCCAGCCAGTCCTCCTTCCTCTTTGTCCTCTCTTCACCGGTCACCTTCTCGGCGGCAGCGTCAGGCTCCAGCTCGCCCTCCTTTACAGCATGTATCGTCCTCATTATCTCCGCCAGCTCCTCGTCCTCCTCGAACTCAACGCCGGTCCCGATGGTCTGGTCGGTCATTCCGAGCATTCTGTTGAGGTTCTCGTTGAAGTTCTGGGCGTCGAGCTGCATCTCGGTAAGGTGGCTTTCGAGCTCCTCGGGCGACATTCTCTTCAACAGGTCCCAGGTGGGTGTGCCCCTGAGTATGCTCTCGTTCTCCTTGATTATCACGAGGTTGCTGATGAGCATCAGCTGCTTGTTGAGGGCCATGTGGGTCTTCTGGAGGTTCTTCTTGCGCTGGTTGAGGGTCTTTATCTTCGTCGCTATCGTCAGCTCCTCGCTCTTGGTTCTTGCCTTTTTGGCTTTTTCAAAGAGCCTCGCTATCTCCTGGTCTATCGAGGCTATCTCCTTCTCCACCTTCTCTATCTGGTACTCCAGCTTGATCTGGCTCTCCCTGAGCTTTGGAAGGGGTATGTCAAGGGGGTTCTTCTTTCCAAAAAAGCGGGAGAGGACGCTCATAGCTCCTCGTCCTCCTCGAGCCTGCGGTCTATGGAGACGACCTTCTCGGCGACGTCCTCAACGTCAGCCTCTCCTGCCTCGACCTGGCTCCAGGCCTTCATGAGCTCCCGCTCGGTCTGGTCCTCGGTCTCCTCGAACTCCGCAACCTCCATCTCGAAGACCCTGTTGAGGCTGTCCACCATCTCGTCGAACTCCTTGCCGTCGAGGTTTATCTTTATCAGCGCCTGCTCCAGCTCCTCCGGCTCGACGCTGTTGAGCTTCTCCCAGACCCCGGTCTTCCTCAGCTCCTTCTCGTATTTCTTCACGATTATCAGATTCTTTATGAGGGTGTACTGCTTCTGGGCAGTGGTGAAGTCCTTGAGCTTGAGCTTCTGCTCCATGTCGAGGCTCTTGATTTCCTGGGCGAGCATCTTCTTCTTGAGCTTGTCAGCTCCGATTCCCTCCTGGAAGAGCTGCTTCTTCCTCTTTTCAATCTGGTTGATGTCCTTCTTGAGCCTCTCGAGCCTGTTCCTCAGCCTTATCTCCTCGGCCTGAAGCTCCCTCAGCGAGAGCTTTTCGATGGTGTTCTTCCTTCCAAACATATCACGTATTTTCATTTTTTCACACCTCCCACGGGAAGGAAAGATGAAACCGTCAAATCAGAGGAACCCCTCCTTGACGAGGACGTAGCCGACGCCCTCGACGAACTTGGTTATGTAGCCCTTCTCCTTTGACAGCTCGTGGAACGCCCTCTTCACGACCTCCTCGGCGAAGTGCTCCAGGGCCTCCTCCAGCCTCACGTAGCCCCTCATTATTATCTTCTCCTCCAGGAAGTCCTTGACCTTGGCGAGAAGCTCCTCGTCCCTCTCAAGGCGGAGCATCGGCTCGAAGGCTCTAGCATATTCGTCGTGCGGGTTGTATATCAGCTCGCCGCTCTCAAGGTCGAGCAGGGCTAAAGAGACGTTCTCGGATATGAAGTTCCTGTGGAAGTCGCCCGAATTGACGTAGTTTGCTATCCTCCTCTCGAAGCCCGTTGGGGAGGCAACGAGGAGGACGATGCGGCCGTTCTTGGCCTCATCACGGGCATCAACCAGGAGCGCGTTGATATCTGCCAGCTCGAGGGGGTCGGTGTCGAAGCCGACCTCGGCGTAGCGCTCGGACCTTCCATAGAAGAGCGCCTTTACGGTTATCTCCTCCTTCTTTCCGAGGAGCTTCTTCTCCTTGAGCCTGACCTCCACCAGTCTGTTGTCGGGGACGTTCTTGAGGTCCCTCTCGCTCAGCTTTCCTGCGTAGGCGCTCTTGTCGAAGGTCTTCCTCTCCTCGACGGACTCCACCTTGAAGGTCCTGCCCAGGAGCTTCACCTCGTCCCTGAACTTGCTCCTTATCCTCCCGACGAAGTTCATCTCGAGCATTCTCGCCTCGTCGAGCCTGACGAAGCGCGAGCCCTTCTCGACCTTGCCGGCCAGGCTCATTACCTCCTTTATCCGCCTGGTCACCTCGTCCTCCTTTTCCTTCAGCTCAAGCTCCCTCTTCCTGAGTTCCATTTCCTTTTCCTTGAGCTCAAGCTCCTTCCTCCTTATCTCGGCCTCCATGGCTTCAATGCTAGCCATCATTTCCCTCTGCATTCTGTCGAGCTCTGCCTCGAGGGTTCTCCTTGCCTCCTCGTCCTTCATTCTGCTTATCTCCTCGATGAGCCTCTGCCTCTCCTCCTCGAACTGTCTTCTCATCTCCTCCTTCTCCTGAATGAGCCTCGATATCTCGGCTTCCTTCGCGGTTTCAAGCCTTCTCCTGAGCTCTTCTTTCTCCCTCTCGAAGTTCCTGCGCATATCCTCCATCTGTCTCCTCAGCTCCTCCATCTCCCGCTCTTTAGCTTCTAGTCTTCTCTGGTACGTTCTCTCCACTGCCTGCGTCTCCTCTCCGGCCATCGTGAGGAAGTCCCTGAACCAGTCGAAGCGCATCGTCGCCTCGGCTATGGCCGCGTTTATCTTGCTCTTGTAGGAGTCCCACTTGGTCTTGAGGAACCCCCTCAGGGGAAGCTTTATCGAGGGGTCGTTGAGGGCATCGTCAATCCACCTGTCCACGCCGTGGTAGTACTCCCTGAGGAGGCCAAGGACGTTGTTATCCCTGTGCATTATCTTCTTCATTATGTCCTCCTTGGAGTATATCTCGAAGACGTTGTAGCGTAGAACCCTCTCGAGGGCCTCCAGCTCCCTGTCCCTGTACCTCCTGCTCGCCGGCAGGTAGGTTTCCCCGTTCTGCCTGAAGCTCCAGGCGAGTATGGCCAAAGCTCCCTCGAACTTGCCCCGGAAGTGCATGTCGAGGTCCTTCAGGAACTCGCCGCACTCCCCGTCGAGGTAGCGGTCGTAGTTCTCCTCTATCTGGAGCCAGAGCCTTTCCCTTCTGGAGAAGCTCTCCACGCCGATGTCGAGGCCCTCCTTCAGGACGCGCTCGGCAGGCTTCAAAAGCTCCTTAACACAGTCGGTTCGTCCTTCCTCAAATACCCCCATCTCAACCACCCGCGAAGAGCTTAAGCTCTTCATCTATCCTTTCGGCGAGAAAATCAACGGCATCGCCGTAGCCTTCAATCTCCAGGGTTACCTTTGTCCTTCCGTTTCCTTCGATGGTGGCCCTTATGGTGGCCCTTCCCTTTCTGGTGTACACGCTGTAAACCTTCGCCTCGTTTTCTGAGTGGGAATAGCCGGCGTTCATCTTGGAGAGCAGGTAGTCGATGAACCTCTCGACGACCTTCCTCTCCTCGCCGATGGTGTATTCAAGGGTCCTCCTCTTTGCCCTGACCCTGTTCTCGACCCTCTTTGCGCTGTACACCTCGACCTTCTCCTCGGCGTTGCCCTCAAGCCTCGAGAAAAGCTCCTCCAGGAACTCCTGGGGCTCGTCCGTTTCGATGTAGAAAACCACCCCTCTGGGCTTTTTCACGGTGGCTCGTGAGGACCATTTGTCCAGAAGATAGTCTATGCGCTTTCTCTCGGCATCGTTATCGTACGTGACGAAGATTATGTAGCCCATACGCACCACTGCGATGGATTAGTCGTTCATCTTATTTAAAGTTTTCTCCGATTTGGAGGATACTCTGTGCCTCTGTAATGCCCTTGACTGGATTTAGCTGGCTCATTCATAACGAAGTTTTACCGTGTTTGGCGGACCGCTGGAACCTCCCGTGGTGATGTTGCGTTTCCCAGACGTTAGGGCGTTATGGAATAAATGGTTTTCGCCCCATGAAAAGTTCAACCGTTATCGTGTCCCAAAACAAATAAATACGTTCCGAGAGATATAAAACCGCCCTTCGCACTCCACCCACAGCTTTCCGGGCTGGTGTCCATGAGGTGCGTCCACAGCTACCGCCACAACCCCATCAAGGAGTGCCCCCGAGAGGCGGCAGAGGATTCGGCATTCTGCCCGTTCCATGAGCCGGTTGGGGGAAAGGACTTTGAGAGGGCTGACCTCTCTGGCGAGGATCTGGAGGAGGCCTACCTCTCGGGCGCCAACCTGAGAAAGGCCAACCTCGAGGGGGGCAACCTCCGCCACGCCGACCTCAGCGATGCCGACCTCTCCCACGCCAACCTCGCCTGGGCACACCTGGAGGGCTCGGATCTAAGCGGCGCCAACCTCTCCCACGCCAGCCTGAGCAGTTCCCGCCTCGAGGGCGCTGACTTAAGCGGAGCGAAACTCATTCACGCCGACCTTTCCCTCGCGAGCCTTGAGAACGCCACCCTTGCCAGCGCTGACCTCCAGGGTGCGGAGCTCTACGGGGCAAACCTGAGCGGGGCGAACCTCTTCAGCGCGGACTTCAGGGGTGCGAAACTCTACGGAGTCTCCTTAACCGGCGCCAAGAACCTGCGCTACGCGAGGTTCGACGAGATCGTCGTTGAGGAAGTCATCGGCGACCGGCTCGCTCGGCAGGGTAAGTATTCGGAAGCCCTCGAATCGTACAACCGGGCGATAGACGTCTACCTCCTCCTCAAGAAGCTCTTCGCGGAACAGGGAATATACGAGGCCGCGAGCAGGTACTCCATAGGCGAGTGGCGCGTTCGCGGGAAGATTCAAAGACTGGCCCACAAAGCCCTGGGACGGGCGCACGTCGAGGCGTTTCTTCCGCTTACGGCGAGGTTCAGGAAGAGGTGGCTGGCGTTTCTTGAGGGCCACCTCCGCTGGCTCGCCAACCGCTTTCTCTGGTACATCTCCAGCTACGGTGAGAGTCCCTGGCGGGTCTTCCTGACAACGGTGGGGGTTATACTCGCCTACGCCGCCCTTTACAGCCATCTCGGCGCGGTTGAGGGAGCGGGAAGCTTCGCGGAGAACCTCTAC
This Thermococcus cleftensis DNA region includes the following protein-coding sequences:
- a CDS encoding PEGA domain-containing protein, whose protein sequence is MRHAGFIVALGMILALLSPLATAAAPTWTKGIGVYSVCISPDGRAIFAGVEDGVYLFDRNGTEVWHTELPEAIKLLAVSPDMKYVVGAGEKDVYVINASSGEFLWSTDTKGKIESLAASGDRFVVGTLFSVEAYRYTGKLTFLRFPETQTTGGVAMAAEVGYSVGFADKAIVVAGDKVIYYRADGTEGWKYDPYADSSADRNFEALAISPDNSLIAAGGKDGVWILDVYGTFRDKLTVPNVIDLEFTPDGEYIAILTSDGKVYLADRNGNVEWSKATRGVPKNLAVTLHYVGIATDKGVEVLTIKDGSSVNFYDLGNTNSVAGTEKADYLAAGGEKLGFFNFNYAVLTVKTNPSGAEVYINGVYKGTSPLSLTINPGKYKITVSMEGYYSNETTVTLDLGESETVTLTLEKRSEIETPTGTVTTTTTSPQVSMEKYRLGGQEINFQPSEGYLREVSSYAIQKTEELIDKMNGLGYSADLAGPILEKARQEYLNGNYAAARDKALEAWITAFREFWVQYDTAILSKGGIDVSPVEESYKSGNLEDALGKAVSMSGKLEGEQKELFDAADGAAAVVDEYWRKDVRLWNYVDPLLDSAGKFKDGDVKGAKELAENARAALENVGKNGEKALSEILAQARTGGLSEEKLKEFEMGNFGDVETETQTKEGGGGICGPGLFAIPALLPALLHRRVRR
- a CDS encoding SNF7 family protein; translated protein: MSVLSRFFGKKNPLDIPLPKLRESQIKLEYQIEKVEKEIASIDQEIARLFEKAKKARTKSEELTIATKIKTLNQRKKNLQKTHMALNKQLMLISNLVIIKENESILRGTPTWDLLKRMSPEELESHLTEMQLDAQNFNENLNRMLGMTDQTIGTGVEFEEDEELAEIMRTIHAVKEGELEPDAAAEKVTGEERTKRKEDWLEEL
- a CDS encoding chromosome assembly protein, coding for MKIRDMFGRKNTIEKLSLRELQAEEIRLRNRLERLKKDINQIEKRKKQLFQEGIGADKLKKKMLAQEIKSLDMEQKLKLKDFTTAQKQYTLIKNLIIVKKYEKELRKTGVWEKLNSVEPEELEQALIKINLDGKEFDEMVDSLNRVFEMEVAEFEETEDQTERELMKAWSQVEAGEADVEDVAEKVVSIDRRLEEDEEL
- a CDS encoding pentapeptide repeat-containing protein; this encodes MRCVHSYRHNPIKECPREAAEDSAFCPFHEPVGGKDFERADLSGEDLEEAYLSGANLRKANLEGGNLRHADLSDADLSHANLAWAHLEGSDLSGANLSHASLSSSRLEGADLSGAKLIHADLSLASLENATLASADLQGAELYGANLSGANLFSADFRGAKLYGVSLTGAKNLRYARFDEIVVEEVIGDRLARQGKYSEALESYNRAIDVYLLLKKLFAEQGIYEAASRYSIGEWRVRGKIQRLAHKALGRAHVEAFLPLTARFRKRWLAFLEGHLRWLANRFLWYISSYGESPWRVFLTTVGVILAYAALYSHLGAVEGAGSFAENLYFSVVTFTTVGYGDYVPKPGYHLLAVSEAFLGAFMMAFFVVVLSRRVIR